The DNA window cttctggtgtgcaggcatacatgcaggcagaacactttatacataaataaataaataaatctttaaaaaataaaacaaataaataaatagggctggagatacagctcaatCAGTAGGGTATTTCCCTAGCAGGCTtaaagccctaggttccatcaccaccatattaaaattaaaaaaaagggcagcgggggctggaaagatggctcagagttaagagcactgactgcacttccagaggtcctaagttcaattcccagcaaccacatggtggctcacagccatctataatgagatctggtgccctcttctggcatgcatggAAGCAgaagttgtatacataataaacaaataatcttttaaaaaaaaaaaaaagagcagctgggtggtgatggtgcatgccttacacctttattcctagcacttaggaggcagaggtaggaggatctcagtaagtttgagaccagtttagTCTACAGtgcaaactccaggacagccagggccacacagagaaaccccctatccaaacaaacaaacaaacaaacaacaaacaaacaaacaaacagaaacaaaaaagagggcTGGTTTcttggctcagtagttaagagtagtggctgctcttccagaggtcccggaTTTGATTTCCagtaaccacatgatggctcacaatcgtCTTTAACTCTCGTTCAGGgaacccaataccctcttctggcccctgagggCACCAAGCGTCAGACACACAAGtagggcacagacatacatgcaggcaaaatgtgcagtaagacaaaataaaagttaaaaagaaatggaggacgGGAACTATTTCTCTATGCCTGGGTGACTGAGAAGGGCCTTTACCTCCTTGAACCGTGGGTGGGTAGAGTCCTTTACCAGCTGCAGAATCAGCGCTTCGCTGGTGGACAGGAAGACACCACTCTGTCGCATCCGATCCAGGCTCACCAGCCGGTTTATCTCACTGCGGAGgacagagcaggaggagagggcATGTTTTAGTTTTCACGCTGTTGCCACATATGTGTTGTGGGACAGTTTCCTCTCAATGGAAACATCCCTTCCAGGGATGTAAACAAGATGCCACACGTggagctgaagggatggctcagcagttaagaacactggctgctcttgcagaggactgggttcaattcccagcaccgacatggcagctcacaaccatctgaactccagttccagcagatctgacaccctcatactaacgcacataaaataaaataaaattattttaaaaaatcaagaaagtcACTGACTTTGGTGCAATGGTTACAGCTAGGTTTCCTCTAGGGAGAGGAGatgtctgagtgctggggttcccagatgtccccAGCATCCACTCACCACAGAGTGACCGTCTCACCTTTGAGAAGAGCAGGCGTCCACCGCCACATGGACCTGTAGCCCTTGGTCCAGGAGGTCCAGGGCCGTGTTCTAAGGGCAGAGAAAGGTCAGTGAGCCCCACAGCAGTGAGCTGGTAGCAGCGAGGGTGCAAGAACCCTAGAGCAGAACAGAGGACTACAATAGTTGCTGAGAGAGGCTCACAGCAAAGCTGAGACCCAGGGTAGGAGAGAGGATAAGAGAGGGCTAACGGGAAGAGTAGGGACCCCTGAGGACAAGGAGTCTCACCAAGATGCAGACTTGGGTCTCAATGCCACAGAGCAGCACCGACTGCAGGTGAGGCCGTCtgtccagctcctgctgcagtggGGGCACCATGCTGAAGCACGTTTTGCTCACGGCCTGTATGCCCTGAGCGCCCAGCTCAGGAACTGTTGGACCCAGGCCTTGTGGGTACTGCTCCGTCAGCAAGACAGGGACATCTAGCAGCTGAGCCACCTGTATGGGAGGGAAAGTATTGTGCTGGGACCCATGGATGAGGGCTGAGAACAAGACTCCTGGGTCCAAGGGTTTTGGTCTCCACTCCTGGGTCTTACGAAAAAAGTTGGCATGTACCTTAAGCATCCGAGCAGCCATTGACACGATCTGTGGGAAGTAGAGGATTCTGTCTCTAAGTTTCTCCTGCATGTCACACAGGAACAGGATGGAGGACTCTGGGAGGATCCGGCCCAGGCCAGCCCTGGCTGCTGCCATTGcctgggggtggagagagggacaGTAGGCAGGGTAAGGTAGGGATGAAGGTTCAGGGATTCATCCAGGATCTGTGCACTCGGCTCTGTGGCCCATGTATTTCATTTTTCCCGTTTCTACCTCTGGGCCTTTTCACCTGTTGTTGTTTGGCCTGGGATTTGCCCTGATCCATTTTTTCTTCCTGCCCAGTTCATGGGTGAGGACACTTGCCCCCCAAAGCCTTATCTGATCATGTCTACCTTATTCCCAGGGCCAGTGTCAGCCACCCCTGTCCCCATGACTgcaccttccttttcttctccccaaaGACTACAATATTTGCAAGTCATGCTGtgacctcttcctttttctttctttctttttttggtttttcaagacagtttctctgtacagctttgaagcctatcctggaactcactctgtagaccaggctggcctcgaattcacaaagatctgtctacctctgcctcccaagtgctgggattaaaggcgtgcgccaccaccgcccagcttctgtGACCTCTTTCTACCTGTCCCCGCTCACTCAGGCCTTCACCCCCTGGGAATACTGATGCTTAAGCAATAAGGTAACCCACTCAGGGATACACAGATCTTGGATATTGTCTTTGAGATAAAAAGTgccacaaggggctggagagatagctcagtcattaACAACTAGGCTCATGAccaaaaattataagaaaaagtgccacaaggtcttgctatgtagcccaggctggccttaaacttacaatCTTCTTGCTTTAGCCTCCCGAGGTCTAGGATAGCATGCATGTGCCACAATCCCAGATTCTTTGAGATCCTTTTAAAGCCTACTTTCCCAGCTTGGCCAATACTTCCTTTTAGCCTCAGTTTACCCATGAGTAAAATACCATGGCTGAACTTTCTGGGTCTGGTAAAGAATGGGTGGTGTACCCACAGAATGGGTGTTAATAAGCCACAGGAAGTAACAAAAGTCTAACACGTGCTATGGCATAGAACCCCCAAAATGTTATGCTTAGTTAAAGAGAGCATGACCCATCCATTCCTTCGAAATGGCCAGAACGAGCCacgtgtggtggctcacacagtGATCCTAGTGCCCAGAACATCAAGACTTGCTGAGAACTACGTGAGTTCTAAGGTAGCCTGAGCTGTAgagtttcaaaaagccaaaaacagagccaacaagatggctcagtgggtaaaaggaaCCACCACTGAACCCAAGGACCCGTCGTTGACTGGCTCTGGTGGAAAGAAATAACCAACACCCCACagccgtcctctgacctccatgtctCTCTTTCATACACCCCCacatgttgtgaaatattattttcactaGGCAGAgatgtgttcatttgtttatgctgaagaatattACTTACACTGTGTAagagtgtgttacatttgtttcatgaTGAAAGGATGAGTTTATTGATGTAAAGACGTGTTGCCTtcgtttcaccttgcctgcctaaggcacctgattgatctaataaagagcagaatagacaatagctagtcaggagagggataagtggggctggcaggcagagagaagaaaaatctagagacaagaagagaagagagagagacacccagggccagaagccaggcagtcgCCAGCTAGACTTGAGAAGCAAGAAAGtaagcaataaaaaaatggaatacagacctaaacagagaactcttttAACAGTCAAatcttaaatggctgaaagacacttaaggaaatgctcaacatccttagccatcagagaaatgcaaatcaaaacaactctaagattccatcttacgtcagaatggccaagatcaaaaacactgatgacaacttatgtggagaggttgtggggtaaagggaacactcctccattgctggtgggaatgcaaagtggtacagctgctttggaaatcagtatggtgatttctcataaaattaggaaacagtcttcctcaagacctagcaataggctgttgggtatatacccaaacaatgctcaatcataccacaaggacatgtactcaactatgttcatagcagcattatttgtaatagccagaacctggaaacaacctagatgtccctcaactgaataatggataaagaaaatgtggtacatttacacaatggagtactactcagcggtaaaaaatgacatcttgaaatttacaggcaaatggatgaagctagaaaaaaccatactgagtgaagtaacccagacccagaaagacaactggcttctagacataaagcaaaagcaaaaacaaaaacaaaaacacaaaaaaaccaaaatccctacagttcacaaccccagaaaacaaagaggaccctaagagagacatatatagatctacataggaaggagaaaaagacaagatctcccgagtaaattgggagcatggaggggggtcacaggagagggtagaagtgtgtggggggaagtaaaggaagggaggggagaaaaatgtatagcccaataaaaacaataaaattatgtaaaaaagaaagacatacagaaagaaagaaaggtaaaaagaccAAGGCAAAACataatgaagagaaacagattaagttataagagctagcaagaaacaagcgtaagctaaggttgagcattcataactaaaaacGAAGGGGAATCTCTttcagccaatgatctttaagaggttgGACCAGGTTAGTGtcaagtctccgtgtcatgatttgggagctggatggtgatccaaaaaaagaaagcctggtgtacacacacacacacacacacacttataaaatAAGTACacgggggtctggagagatggctcggtggttaagagcacttgctgctcttgcagaggaccagagtttgattcccagaacttaTATGGTGACTCACGACTGTCTTTaaccctagttccaggggatccaatgacctTTTCTGAATTCTTTGGGCACCAGGtttgcatgcaggcaaaacacacacacacacacacacacacacacatacacacacacacacacacacacacacacacacacacactcaagagtCCTGAGGTAGGAACATGGCTTGTCTGAGACTGTTCGACTTGCACCTCAGGCCTGGAAGAACTCATGGGGGAGAAGTCGCCCACTTATTTtgaggggctgaggatgtagctcagttggtagagtgcttgcttagcatgcacaaaagTCTGGGTTCTACGCCTCACACCACAAAAactgtgtggtggcacaggcttggaaccccagaactctggaggtggaggtaggaggctcagaagttcaaagtcattctccaTTACAAGTGGATTCtaagcagcctgggctacacatgacCTTTTCAGGGAGAGGTCTGTAGACCCTGCTAACGCAAGGCCAGGTTTCGTGAGCTGTCTCTCAGTATGTGTCATACTGCAATTAACCAGCTCACTGGggttttgtagactaggctggcatgtgccaccactgctcagccttcacttttgatttttaagacatttctttttattttatgtgtatgtgtgtatcatgtatgtctgtgggccACGTGAATGCAGTACCcaccgaggccagaagagggtatcaagtcccctggagctggagttacagctatTACCCGCCCCATGGGGGCTGGATCCagcttccctctttttttttttttttttttttaattgaaacacggtgctataaaatgagaataaatgtGTGAGGCAGAGCACTTGGGAGCCGTGTAGTTGTGTCAAGAGCTGGAGGCCCGCCAGGGCTGCGTAGTAACTTTGCCCCCAAAAAGCTAAACAATAAGAGATTTAAGATTGCACAATGTATAACAGGTTGTCCAGTGAAGAATGAACACAAACTTTGAGATAAAGTCAACAGCCAGCAAAAAAAGCCGTGGGATGAGTTCCAAAACTGACAGCCACTTCCCTCTGACTCCAGCCATCTCCCAGTCCTAAGAACAGAGATGCAAGCCCTGCCCACACGGCCACAAGGCTCTGGATTCAGAGCCCTAGCTGTAGCCCACTCGACAGCCCCTGCACCCCGTTTCCTGGAGGACCAgtgagtgcctgtgtgtgggCAAGAGAGCCCACAGGTGCCGATCAGAGTACAACCTCAGGTGTTCCACCCTGAGGCAAGTCTCCTGTTGGCTGCTACAGCATGGGCCAAGCCAGCTAGCTGGCTGGGGAACTTCCGGGGTgtctcccatctctacctcccaccTGGCAGcgtaagttttaaaattatagttatgtcTGGCTTTACATAGGTGCTGAGGATCCTGAACTCAACTGCTCATGCTTGGATGGCAAACACTTGACCCACTGAGCAATCTACCCAGTCCCTGGAGGACCCTTCTCATCCCCAGGGCTGTCTCCTGGTCCCGAGCACAAGGAACACACCGGCAGCAAGAGATATTTCCGATGAGCTGGAGGGTCACATGGAGGATCGCAAAGGCCTGACAATTGGCTGAAGGCAGCAAGAAGCCCCAGAGGGTCAAAACTGGAGGCTCAGAATGTCTCCTAGCTTGACAGTTGTCGGAACCTGAAGAGTATGGTCAGCGCCCTCAAAGCGACAGAGACACAAATCTCCTATCCAGAGATCTGTCCCTAAGTATTATCTGACAGGGACCAGGTTATTAATCACAGGACTCTTTGACAGGGCTCCGGAGACAAACGGTCAAGCATAAATACAGACGTGCCGAGACTATGGACCCTTGCAGCCTGGCCCATATGGTGATCTACCATGTCTTACACAAACATTTAGGGACTGACTCCTAATGATCCATGGTATTTTATCCATTCTCATCCACATGGCTGTACAGCAGACAGCCTCTCATGTAGTCAAGGCGGCCTCGGactcctggcaatcctcctgttttaGCTGTTTAAAGCGTGGGATTACAGGTACAGAGTCACCGTGCtgtgataattgttttcttttgcttttccactACGTGGCTAAGGACGACCCTGAACTTCgggtcctccagcctccaccccgAGTGTTAGAATTATCAGCCAGCATCACCAAACAGTTTATGCATTCGGTGCTATGTATCAGGTTCAACACTGTTGACTTTGAGACAGTGCTAAATTGCCCAGGGGAGTCCTGGAATTCAATTTGCAATTTTCCTGCTGAGGCTGCAgagcagctgggattacaagcctgcaCAGG is part of the Arvicola amphibius chromosome 8, mArvAmp1.2, whole genome shotgun sequence genome and encodes:
- the Isoc2 gene encoding isochorismatase domain-containing protein 2 gives rise to the protein MAAARAGLGRILPESSILFLCDMQEKLRDRILYFPQIVSMAARMLKVAQLLDVPVLLTEQYPQGLGPTVPELGAQGIQAVSKTCFSMVPPLQQELDRRPHLQSVLLCGIETQVCILNTALDLLDQGLQVHVAVDACSSQSEINRLVSLDRMRQSGVFLSTSEALILQLVKDSTHPRFKEIQKIVKEPVPDSGLLSVFQGKNNPLLLNSRP